Sequence from the Gadus chalcogrammus isolate NIFS_2021 chromosome 21, NIFS_Gcha_1.0, whole genome shotgun sequence genome:
ATTTGATCAAATTGGTTTCCTCCCTTTGCATCAATGCTTCAAATTGCTTTGTTTCTACTATTTTTGTAATCAGGAATGTATTCCAACTTGAGGAACAAAGAAATTGGAGTTAATTCTTAAAACCAGTTGATTAATGCTCATCTATTACATTAAGCAGATGGCCTAACCAACGTCATTTATGGTTACATTTATTATCAATCAACAGGTGTAATTTACTGTACACCATATGTATGGACAATGTTGGCAACCCCATTAAAGTACATGGATCAGAATAAGAGTTCACATTCGGGAGAGACCCATTGGTCTGGAGGAACGCAAGTTTGAATTCATTGGCGCACAACCGCCACACCTTCTCAATCACAAGCGCACACTCAGCAACCACACAACCGTCCTCAAAGTCACAATGccatgaacacatgaggccCGGGGCCATCTGTTCCACATGTTTGGCCGTTCCACACGGGGTGAATCTCATATTGCTCAAAGGACTAATGGTTTAAGGGCTAAGCAACACGTTTTATTGCATAAAAAATACTTTACACGAGTAAATTAACGGAAAACACCCAACAAACAAGCAAATCATTTCCACACGGTATGATCAGTTTACACCTGAACAATGCTGGCTGAGAGCAGAGGCGGAGGTGTCTGGAACAGGGTCGGGGATGGGGGGCCTGGACGCGGCATGGGGGACGGGTTGGGGCCAGCTGCTCACCTTTTCTTGGGGGCTTGAGCGGTTcgagggggggtgacgggacGCCCCGAGGTCACCCCGCCATACTGGTACTTGGCTTTCTTCTCCGAGGGCTTCAGGATCTGAAACGCATGTTTTCAAGTGAATTAAGATCAATATCGGTTCCTACGGACACTCATTTAGTGTcaatatttacaatatatttGACAGTTCTATTTGACATCAGCCTCCTTGGCACCTAGCCAGCCCAGAGATGGCATCGCTATGTGTCCCTAAAGCTAAACGCTGAGTTGGTCCCATTTTGCTTTTCTCCGAGGGCTTAAAACTGCACAGTATAACTTTTCAACGCTCACACCATTAAAAATGACTAAACTAGAAAGTTTCTCCAGACCAAATGGTTCCCCCCCAGGAGCCCCTCCACCCAGGGAGCTCTGCTTATGGGAGACCATAGTGCAGGGTGAAGGTAAGACGGTGGGGCCTGTTGAGGCCTTCCTTTGGAGCCGGGTTCTTACCTGGAACGAGCACATTAGAGACTCGTCCACGCTCATCATGCCCCCGGCGTTGTCAAACTCCCCGCAGTAGTTGGGAGCAGAGAACAGCGTCACCAGCTGCCGCTTGGCAAAGAACTCGTAGCCATCTTCTACGACCTAAGGGCCCGAAACACAGGGGGTCAACCATAAGAACCACAGGGCCCTAGGGATAGATCTGAAGAgatgcactacacacacacacacacacacacacacacacacacacacacacacacacttcacagtgACAATTTGAGTATATTGTCTTATTCATTTACGTTTCATGTGGTCAAATCATTGTGGTCTGTCCAATATTACTATCctgatattataatataatgataCTATCTATGGTAATCACAGTAACTATCCTTTATATCAGTGTGTTTACCATGGATCACATTGATTCAGGGAGTTTTCTATTCAAGTCAATGAGACTAAACTGTTCAATTCTTTAGCACAATTTATCCTTTGTACACCCCCCCCTGCTCTTAATCATATTCTCAATCAACACATGCAAGCTCTAATGGCAGCACAGCCCCTCAGTTTCACCTGGTGGGCTCGACAGATGAGGTCCAGGTCGTGGCGGTTGAGGAACTTGCTGACCACGTCGGCGCCGAAGGTGAAGGAGACGCCGCGGTCGTTCTCCCCCCAGCCCTGCACATCCTTATCCGGGTCCGACCACAGCAGGTCACACAGCAGGCCTTCAGTGGAGGATAAGTCTCTATAAATCAAGTCTCATACCAACACCAACCACACATGCAGTTCCAATCCTAGATATGGTAACACTTAATTTATGGAATTGTATTAAGTCTTTCTTCACATTCAAATTTGCCACGTCATTTACTTAACGGAAATTGTTATTGGCTGCCCTTCTACAAAAGTAGAAGGAGCTCAGGACAAAATTTCCTGAGGTCAGAAGAATGTACCCCAGAGTCCCTCAGAGTTTTCCAAAATGAATAACAGACCTGTATCAGGGACATCCGTGGGTCTCATGATGCGTCTAATTTGCTCCATGGACTGCAGATCAGGCGACAGCCCTGGTGGTTTGGGAGAACAGTGTCAGTCATGTCAATCATTACCCACGGCAGAGGTGCAAAACTGAAGTGACAATGTGTAGGATTAATTTATATAGTTATTCATTTTTCAAGGTTAAATGACCCTGATATTTCGTAGTACATGCTAATGGCTACAAACAGCAACAATGCATTTCACACTATACATAATACAcatctaatttttttttttagcaaaacCTTATGTTTACTTCACTTTCAGTTCACACAAATATAACTAACCATGACAAACACTGCAAAACTTGGAATGTATTTGAATTAATGAATTCAAAGTATACAACAGTATTCCCTTACCTCCATGACAACAGAAGATCTTTTCATCTATAATGGCTGCAATGGGCAAGCAGTTGAAACAGTCTGTAAAGGTCTTCCAGAGCTTAATGTTGAACCGGCGTTTGCCTGAAAATGAAAAACACGGGCAGAATTTGAATAGATGCTGTGCCTGTAGAAGAGATGATGCAACTGACAAAATAAGCTTGCAAGACTTTGAATTGGGAAATAATATCAGCCTACAGATGGAAAAAATGTTGTCGATTTTTCAGAACCAAGTCTACTCCTAATGTGGACTTGAACAACTGTTACGTTAAGCCCCCCAGCCCGAATCTCACACTCATCGTAGAAGCCGTAGATGCGGTTGATTGAGGCACATTCGTGGTTGCCGCGCAGCAGGAAGAAGTTCTCGGGGTACTTGACCTTGTAGGCCAGCAGCAGGCAGATGGTCTCCAGGGACTGCTTCCCCCGGTCCACATAGTCCCCCAGGAACAGGTAGTTAGCCTCGGGCGGGAAGCCCCCATACTCAAACAGCCGCAGCAGGTCTGTGTACTGGCCATGGATGTCGCCTGGTACAAAAAGCGGCAGAACACCCCTGCTTTAATATTCCActcacattttttttatttttttttattgtgatttAGGAGCAGATgaaatgagagaggagaggaaaatgAAAGATCATCCCTGACTTCTGCACAGAAACAATTTCCAAAACGCAAGATTATTAGGATCATTTACTGACATGATAGATTTTATGGACTACTTTTAACTGGCTTgggaatgtacacacacacacacacacacacacacacacacacacacacacacacacacacacacacacacacacacacacacacacacacacacacacacacacacacacaaataatggAACTTTTGCATTGGTGTTGAATGCATGATGAGTGTTTACAGTTGGTTATAGTAGACTACCTACCACAGATTTTGAGTGGCGCCTCCAGCTCTAACAGTATAGGCTGGCTTAGGAAGATCTCCCTCGACTTGATGCAGAGCCCACGCACCTCTGCCTCCGTCATCTGCACTATCTTCCCAGGACGACATCCTCGCACTACAAGACCAAAGGGCTATGCAGTCAATGTTCAAGCACACAGCAATGCCAGGGAGTAATTATGGATGACCACTAAtgttataataacaataataataggtATCCACAGTATCACTGTGCATGCCTAATAATTCAAGGTCTGTCTGCACCATATTGCCTGTAGTTTTaagaaaaccaaaacagaaTGATAACGGTTTATCCTTCCAACCTCCACTAAGCCTTGCATTGAATTGACCTAGTGAGAAGGCAGCAATTTTCCGCTAGTAAAATTAACCCAGCTTGAAATAAGTAAAGACGAGTCATGCTCGTGGTGCATGATCATGTTTATGAAGTTGGTTTATTAATAGAAGTACTCTGTGTCCCAGCAAAATAACTATTAAGTGTCTGTCCAGAGCAGCCCTCGATGTTGTCCTTCTGAAAGGGGGTGTGTCCCGTGGGCAGTTGCTAGCAGTCCTGCTAACAACAAGGCCTGACAACGTAAATAAAGCCAACCATACACAAAGCTCACTTGCCTGGCTATCATCTGAAAACAACATTCAGCGTTGTATTATACATTGATAATTACATTTAGAGTTATCCGGACTTGATCTTTTCCCCAATTCTGTAATTTAAACGAGATTTGTGTGGGGGAAACTAGCTTCACGTTAGCAGATGCAGCTGTTAGCAGCATGCTAACGGTTGTCAACGGAATAACACATTGTTAAGGggttttaaaatacaattttgcTGCCCATGAAAACAATAACAAGAATATCAAATCGCTCTTTAAATGTAAGCTAAATCAACGGGTCTGTAAGGCTACACTACCTTCCAGCAATCGAGAGATGATGCTGTCAACGTTCAGCTCAGTCTCCGCCATGTTTCTGCTACCTGCTGCCCACTGTGTGTTCAGCCGGTGGCCACGACCTTCTAGGAAACACTGTTTTACACCTACCAATAGTCACATTGCGAAAAATAACCTTTTAAAATAAATCATCCTTCAACCTTTATATtatttacaaaaatacaaagaaaagttAATCATACAGCAATATACAACTTTTAGTCACCCTTAAGGCATTGCTTTAAATTGGGAGTGCTCTCAATAGGTCTAGGCCTAGCCTAATCAATGAATACATTATACCAATAATAAATCATATACAACTCAATATCCTTCTTAAAACCTTTATTGTAATGAATGACCTAAGTTGCATAATTAATTATAATGTCCAATTAACACATCttggggaaaaaaacattcccaATTCATCAATCATTTACATACTTGCCATGCAAAACAACACTAAATTAGTCTACACACTTTAAATTGTATCTATTTATTCTAAGGCTGTCAAAGAAAAAACTATGGGGAAAAATATAAATGACCAAAAGGCACCATCactgagagaaggagacagacagacagagagagaagagagacagagagagagagagagatagcctGGGTCTAGAAGCGTATTTGTGCTGGTACTTTGGTTGGACCGGTGCTGCTAGTGGATACAGATAAGGAGATGGTTGGTCTTAGTGCATGTGAAGGGTTGAGTTAACACTTGTGTGTAACACATATGATAATGGCTTTTATGATGTTATGATGCTGCCTCTGTCAAGACTGTGTGGCTATCAGATTATGGCCATACAGGGCTCAAGACTAACATTTTCAACTGATGGCAACGGGGCTAGCAACCTGTTCATTTGGTGGCACTCTAACAAATGTGGCATGTCCTTTGTCACGGACAAGTGTTCAATCATTTGAACTGATTCACACACTTTAAATAAGTGTCAGAAAGCTGTACCTACTGATAATAACCAATAGTGCTGTTCTTTGCATGCTCTTGAATAGCACTAGTTCTGCTGTGCAATTTCATTGGAACTTTTCACAAAGTACAAACCATCTCTTTAGATGTATGATCAAAGAATTGTGTCTTCGTTGGAACTTAAAGGGGATGTTATGCAactaggtgtgagtgtgattatccATTACAATTCGTTACTTGCTGGATAGAtaggtctaccagcctacccagtggaatgGAACAAATGTTGCTAATATATATCATAcatctaatatatatacaatatatatattttacatattttcttCCTCTTCAAATATAGGTTCATACAATACACAAATCACACAAATGTAGCAGTAAAagttttttattaaaaatatgaataattatGGCAACAAAAATGTTTATTCTCTGCAGTATTTACAGTATAATTACCATACAATTTATATACTTTGCGCCATGCGACACAATACTCCATACGCACTGCAATACTTATTGTGTATCCAAATCTGCGTACATCTATCTGTCCTTCTGTAGCATGTCATTAAAGACCAGTTCTTTCCATTTCTACATTATTGTTATTCTTTTTCGAACGCTGTTGGAAGGAGAAAAATAGTCGGCTGATAACGACACCAATCAGCAAGCTTGCAAATGCCACGACCACTGGCACCcacactgggagggggggggcacactgGGTCAAAGGGTCCGCGGGATCAGGAGTGATGGTTGTTTGGGTATTGACTGGAACACCGGTTGTAGGGGGCAACGGTGAACTCGGAAGGCTGTTCAACTTAGTAAACAGAAAGGGATGATCCTGAagtacagaaaaaaaacacaaaaaaagaacaatCAACACTTTTTATGGGCATGGAAATGAAAACTTGGATTAGCTATCCATCCTAGGGGGAGTCCATGCTTACCTCGGAAGGGCAGTGCACTTTGGTGGGGTCATATGTGAAGTTGTTGTATTCCTGCTTTTGGCCCACAGGCTCCAACTGTTAACACAGAGCAGTTCACATGCTCACCACACAAATCATCGGCTTCAAGAAAGCATGAAAACGCATTGAGGTGCCTTGTTTTCTATGGCGTCTCAAACATGTCTGCCACAAACATCCCTCACCATGTTATTCCACAGGGCAATGGCCATCTCTGCGTGCGCTCTCTCACTGATGTGAAAGCAGTCCACTGAAAAGAAACTCAGGTCGGCCTGGCCTACCTGGGAACAAAAAAGGATTTGAATCTCATTCAGCAAACCTTTCAACTGTTGTGTCTGTACATACACATACCTAAACACATATGTCTGAATCATTGTAATTAATTGCATTGGTTTTATGCCTTACCCCGATATAAGGGATAAATGAGTTGCGCAAATAGGGTTGAAGGACAACGGTGAAGTCTTCCCGTCTGTCGTATAGATCTCCCGAGATAAGTTTGCGAGATTCAGCCTGGGAAGATTCAGGACATGGGGTCATTAGAGAATAGTCAAACAGAGAGATCTGGGGCTCAATCCTCAAACCGTTGGTACCTGATACTCCTTGTTGACTCGTTTGATCGTCTGCAGCTCTGGAGAGTTGTCCTCGGTGATCATTAGGCAGGGACAGTTGGAGCTGCATGAGAACAGAGATCCCTTACATTAACAGAAAGGGTGTGGCATAATTTTGTCCCATTCCAATCCCCCAT
This genomic interval carries:
- the LOC130374162 gene encoding serine/threonine-protein phosphatase PP1-beta catalytic subunit-like, encoding MAETELNVDSIISRLLEVRGCRPGKIVQMTEAEVRGLCIKSREIFLSQPILLELEAPLKICGDIHGQYTDLLRLFEYGGFPPEANYLFLGDYVDRGKQSLETICLLLAYKVKYPENFFLLRGNHECASINRIYGFYDECKRRFNIKLWKTFTDCFNCLPIAAIIDEKIFCCHGGLSPDLQSMEQIRRIMRPTDVPDTGLLCDLLWSDPDKDVQGWGENDRGVSFTFGADVVSKFLNRHDLDLICRAHQVVEDGYEFFAKRQLVTLFSAPNYCGEFDNAGGMMSVDESLMCSFQILKPSEKKAKYQYGGVTSGRPVTPPRTAQAPKKR